The Coffea eugenioides isolate CCC68of chromosome 8, Ceug_1.0, whole genome shotgun sequence genome has a segment encoding these proteins:
- the LOC113779897 gene encoding uncharacterized protein LOC113779897 isoform X3, with translation MAMKSSDLRSRIETESELIRMCMEAATESGDAVEAWRRQRRTLERMPSLLAGALLHRLLRRRLLFPSLLEVFKHNVEEIDLRGENCVDAEWMAYLGAFNYLHSLNLSDCYKVNSAALWSITGMPNLKELDLSRCSKITDAGIRHLSSIPSLERLCISETGVTAEGIMFLFSLTNLRVLDLGGLPVTDMALSSLQELKKLNFLDLWGSEISNRGAALLQVFPKLSSLNLAWTKVTKLPILPSLAHLDISNCTITYLFKGEGDKARLAKLVASGATFADVCGALSNVETSLVSHLDLSNAHIDSFYFLPHLSSITYLDLSGSSMADDSVANIACIGAKLRYLNLNNTKVSSAGVGILAGHVSNLETLLLSFTFVDDSALPYIGMMPSLKAINLSSTRIKGLINHEGSDSAVVPSFLALKDLTNLERLELGGPQIKDAALFSLSSFHSLKHLSLQSGILTDESLLHFSAMQNLEHLGVRDAVLTSAGLDSFSPPPALRVLDLRGCWLLTEDAIFLFARKHSKLEVRHEHVSMSLSDTGGSSCLYPSEASSKTSQSKQRQKISLLPSRFDNSALKSYPSKQRQKMIHDRSRLLDQRLKYTREELLALQFSSTLF, from the exons ATGGCGATGAAAAGCTCTGATCTAAGAAGTAGAATCGAGACGGAGAGTGAATTGATTCGGATGTGCATGGAGGCGGCGACGGAGAGCGGAGACGCCGTGGAGGCGTGGCGGAGACAGCGTCGAACTTTGGAGCGGATGCCTTCTCTCCTCGCCGGAGCTCTTCTCCACCGCCTCCTACGTCGCcgtcttctttttccttctttgctCGA AGTCTTCAAACATAACGTGGAGGAAATTGACCTGAGGGGGGAGAATTGTGTGGATGCAGAATGGATGGCATACTTGGGTGCCTTCAACTACTTGCATTCATTGAATCTGTCAGATTGTTATAAAGTTAATAGTGCTGCTCTGTGGTCTATTACAG GCATGCCAAATCTAAAGGAGCTTGACCTTTCAAGATGTTCTAAGATTACTGATGCTGGCATTAGGCATCTTTCGTCCATTCCAAGTTTGGAGAGGTTGTGCATCTCAGAAACAGGCGTAACCGCAGAAGGAATTATGTTTCTCTTCTCATTAACTAATCTACGTGTTTTGGATTTGGGAGGCTTGCCGGTCACTGACATGGCTTTAAGTTCTCTACAG GAACTTAAGAAACTAAACTTTTTGGATCTCTGGGGAAGCGAAATATCAAATAGAGGTGCTGCTCTTCTCCAAGTGTTTCCCAAGTTAAGTTCTCTAAATCTAGCTTGGACCAAAGTCACGAAGTTGCCAATTCTGCCCTCTCTTGCACACCTAGACATAAGCAATTGCACTATTACTTATTTATTCAAAGGAGAAGGTGATAAAGCTCGTCTAGCAAAGCTCGTTGCATCTGGTGCCACATTTGCTGATGTCTGTGGAGCACTTTCAAATGTGGAAACCAGTCTCGTTTCTCATTTGGATCTATCAAACGCTCATATCGACTCATTCTACTTTTTGCCTCATCTGAGTTCAATAACATATTTGGACCTTAGTGGTAGTTCGATGGCAGATGATTCAGTTGCAAATATTGCATGCATAGGTGCAAAATTAAGATATTTGAACCTCAACAATACAAAAGTGAGCTCTGCTGGAGTGGGAATCTTAGCTGGGCATGTTTCAAATCTTGAAACTCTGCTCCTGTCTTTCACATTTGTTGATGACTCTGCCCTCCCTTACATTGGCATGATGCCTTCACTAAAAGCTATCAACCTCAGCAGTACAAGAATTAAAG GCTTGATCAACCATGAAGGTTCTGATTCTGCTGTGGTCCCATCATTTTTAGCACTTAAGGATCTTACCAACTTGGAAAGGTTAGAGTTGGGGGGTCCACAAATCAAGGATGCGGCACTCTTCTCTCTGTCAAGCTTCCATAGCTTGAAGCATTTATCGCTGCAAAGTGGCATCCTAACAGATGAATCATTACTCCATTTCTCTGCAATGCAGAATTTGGAACATCTTGGTGTTCGTGATGCTGTGCTAACTAGTGCTGGGCTTGATTCTTTTAGTCCTCCCCCGGCGCTAAGAGTGCTGGATCTCAGGGGTTGCTGGCTTTTAACTGAGGATGCAATCTTTCTATTTGCTCGAAAGCACTCAAAACTTGAGGTGAGGCATGAACATGTTAGCATGTCTTTATCTGACACAGGTGGAAGTAGCTGCCTATATCCATCAGAGGCAAGTTCAAAAACCTCTCAATCGAAACAGCGGCAGAAAATATCCTTGTTACCGTCCAGATTTGACAATAGTGCTTTGAAGAGTTATCCATCCAAACAGCGGCAGAAAATGATACATGATAGGAGTCGTCTTTTAG ATCAAAGGTTGAAGTACACGAGAGAGGAGTTACTGGCGTTGCAGTTTTCATCAACTCTGTTTTAG
- the LOC113779897 gene encoding uncharacterized protein LOC113779897 isoform X1 → MAMKSSDLRSRIETESELIRMCMEAATESGDAVEAWRRQRRTLERMPSLLAGALLHRLLRRRLLFPSLLEVFKHNVEEIDLRGENCVDAEWMAYLGAFNYLHSLNLSDCYKVNSAALWSITGMPNLKELDLSRCSKITDAGIRHLSSIPSLERLCISETGVTAEGIMFLFSLTNLRVLDLGGLPVTDMALSSLQELKKLNFLDLWGSEISNRGAALLQVFPKLSSLNLAWTKVTKLPILPSLAHLDISNCTITYLFKGEGDKARLAKLVASGATFADVCGALSNVETSLVSHLDLSNAHIDSFYFLPHLSSITYLDLSGSSMADDSVANIACIGAKLRYLNLNNTKVSSAGVGILAGHVSNLETLLLSFTFVDDSALPYIGMMPSLKAINLSSTRIKGLINHEGSDSAVVPSFLALKDLTNLERLELGGPQIKDAALFSLSSFHSLKHLSLQSGILTDESLLHFSAMQNLEHLGVRDAVLTSAGLDSFSPPPALRVLDLRGCWLLTEDAIFLFARKHSKLEVRHEHVSMSLSDTGGSSCLYPSEASSKTSQSKQRQKISLLPSRFDNSALKSYPSKQRQKMIHDRSRLLVCSETDQRLKYTREELLALQFSSTLF, encoded by the exons ATGGCGATGAAAAGCTCTGATCTAAGAAGTAGAATCGAGACGGAGAGTGAATTGATTCGGATGTGCATGGAGGCGGCGACGGAGAGCGGAGACGCCGTGGAGGCGTGGCGGAGACAGCGTCGAACTTTGGAGCGGATGCCTTCTCTCCTCGCCGGAGCTCTTCTCCACCGCCTCCTACGTCGCcgtcttctttttccttctttgctCGA AGTCTTCAAACATAACGTGGAGGAAATTGACCTGAGGGGGGAGAATTGTGTGGATGCAGAATGGATGGCATACTTGGGTGCCTTCAACTACTTGCATTCATTGAATCTGTCAGATTGTTATAAAGTTAATAGTGCTGCTCTGTGGTCTATTACAG GCATGCCAAATCTAAAGGAGCTTGACCTTTCAAGATGTTCTAAGATTACTGATGCTGGCATTAGGCATCTTTCGTCCATTCCAAGTTTGGAGAGGTTGTGCATCTCAGAAACAGGCGTAACCGCAGAAGGAATTATGTTTCTCTTCTCATTAACTAATCTACGTGTTTTGGATTTGGGAGGCTTGCCGGTCACTGACATGGCTTTAAGTTCTCTACAG GAACTTAAGAAACTAAACTTTTTGGATCTCTGGGGAAGCGAAATATCAAATAGAGGTGCTGCTCTTCTCCAAGTGTTTCCCAAGTTAAGTTCTCTAAATCTAGCTTGGACCAAAGTCACGAAGTTGCCAATTCTGCCCTCTCTTGCACACCTAGACATAAGCAATTGCACTATTACTTATTTATTCAAAGGAGAAGGTGATAAAGCTCGTCTAGCAAAGCTCGTTGCATCTGGTGCCACATTTGCTGATGTCTGTGGAGCACTTTCAAATGTGGAAACCAGTCTCGTTTCTCATTTGGATCTATCAAACGCTCATATCGACTCATTCTACTTTTTGCCTCATCTGAGTTCAATAACATATTTGGACCTTAGTGGTAGTTCGATGGCAGATGATTCAGTTGCAAATATTGCATGCATAGGTGCAAAATTAAGATATTTGAACCTCAACAATACAAAAGTGAGCTCTGCTGGAGTGGGAATCTTAGCTGGGCATGTTTCAAATCTTGAAACTCTGCTCCTGTCTTTCACATTTGTTGATGACTCTGCCCTCCCTTACATTGGCATGATGCCTTCACTAAAAGCTATCAACCTCAGCAGTACAAGAATTAAAG GCTTGATCAACCATGAAGGTTCTGATTCTGCTGTGGTCCCATCATTTTTAGCACTTAAGGATCTTACCAACTTGGAAAGGTTAGAGTTGGGGGGTCCACAAATCAAGGATGCGGCACTCTTCTCTCTGTCAAGCTTCCATAGCTTGAAGCATTTATCGCTGCAAAGTGGCATCCTAACAGATGAATCATTACTCCATTTCTCTGCAATGCAGAATTTGGAACATCTTGGTGTTCGTGATGCTGTGCTAACTAGTGCTGGGCTTGATTCTTTTAGTCCTCCCCCGGCGCTAAGAGTGCTGGATCTCAGGGGTTGCTGGCTTTTAACTGAGGATGCAATCTTTCTATTTGCTCGAAAGCACTCAAAACTTGAGGTGAGGCATGAACATGTTAGCATGTCTTTATCTGACACAGGTGGAAGTAGCTGCCTATATCCATCAGAGGCAAGTTCAAAAACCTCTCAATCGAAACAGCGGCAGAAAATATCCTTGTTACCGTCCAGATTTGACAATAGTGCTTTGAAGAGTTATCCATCCAAACAGCGGCAGAAAATGATACATGATAGGAGTCGTCTTTTAG TTTGTTCAGAAACAGATCAAAGGTTGAAGTACACGAGAGAGGAGTTACTGGCGTTGCAGTTTTCATCAACTCTGTTTTAG
- the LOC113779897 gene encoding uncharacterized protein LOC113779897 isoform X2: protein MAMKSSDLRSRIETESELIRMCMEAATESGDAVEAWRRQRRTLERMPSLLAGALLHRLLRRRLLFPSLLEVFKHNVEEIDLRGENCVDAEWMAYLGAFNYLHSLNLSDCYKVNSAALWSITGMPNLKELDLSRCSKITDAGIRHLSSIPSLERLCISETGVTAEGIMFLFSLTNLRVLDLGGLPVTDMALSSLQELKKLNFLDLWGSEISNRGAALLQVFPKLSSLNLAWTKVTKLPILPSLAHLDISNCTITYLFKGEGDKARLAKLVASGATFADVCGALSNVETSLVSHLDLSNAHIDSFYFLPHLSSITYLDLSGSSMADDSVANIACIGAKLRYLNLNNTKVSSAGVGILAGHVSNLETLLLSFTFVDDSALPYIGMMPSLKAINLSSTRIKGLINHEGSDSAVVPSFLALKDLTNLERLELGGPQIKDAALFSLSSFHSLKHLSLQSGILTDESLLHFSAMQNLEHLGVRDAVLTSAGLDSFSPPPALRVLDLRGCWLLTEDAIFLFARKHSKLEVRHEHVSMSLSDTGGSSCLYPSEASSKTSQSKQRQKISLLPSRFDNSALKSYPSKQRQKMIHDRSRLLETDQRLKYTREELLALQFSSTLF, encoded by the exons ATGGCGATGAAAAGCTCTGATCTAAGAAGTAGAATCGAGACGGAGAGTGAATTGATTCGGATGTGCATGGAGGCGGCGACGGAGAGCGGAGACGCCGTGGAGGCGTGGCGGAGACAGCGTCGAACTTTGGAGCGGATGCCTTCTCTCCTCGCCGGAGCTCTTCTCCACCGCCTCCTACGTCGCcgtcttctttttccttctttgctCGA AGTCTTCAAACATAACGTGGAGGAAATTGACCTGAGGGGGGAGAATTGTGTGGATGCAGAATGGATGGCATACTTGGGTGCCTTCAACTACTTGCATTCATTGAATCTGTCAGATTGTTATAAAGTTAATAGTGCTGCTCTGTGGTCTATTACAG GCATGCCAAATCTAAAGGAGCTTGACCTTTCAAGATGTTCTAAGATTACTGATGCTGGCATTAGGCATCTTTCGTCCATTCCAAGTTTGGAGAGGTTGTGCATCTCAGAAACAGGCGTAACCGCAGAAGGAATTATGTTTCTCTTCTCATTAACTAATCTACGTGTTTTGGATTTGGGAGGCTTGCCGGTCACTGACATGGCTTTAAGTTCTCTACAG GAACTTAAGAAACTAAACTTTTTGGATCTCTGGGGAAGCGAAATATCAAATAGAGGTGCTGCTCTTCTCCAAGTGTTTCCCAAGTTAAGTTCTCTAAATCTAGCTTGGACCAAAGTCACGAAGTTGCCAATTCTGCCCTCTCTTGCACACCTAGACATAAGCAATTGCACTATTACTTATTTATTCAAAGGAGAAGGTGATAAAGCTCGTCTAGCAAAGCTCGTTGCATCTGGTGCCACATTTGCTGATGTCTGTGGAGCACTTTCAAATGTGGAAACCAGTCTCGTTTCTCATTTGGATCTATCAAACGCTCATATCGACTCATTCTACTTTTTGCCTCATCTGAGTTCAATAACATATTTGGACCTTAGTGGTAGTTCGATGGCAGATGATTCAGTTGCAAATATTGCATGCATAGGTGCAAAATTAAGATATTTGAACCTCAACAATACAAAAGTGAGCTCTGCTGGAGTGGGAATCTTAGCTGGGCATGTTTCAAATCTTGAAACTCTGCTCCTGTCTTTCACATTTGTTGATGACTCTGCCCTCCCTTACATTGGCATGATGCCTTCACTAAAAGCTATCAACCTCAGCAGTACAAGAATTAAAG GCTTGATCAACCATGAAGGTTCTGATTCTGCTGTGGTCCCATCATTTTTAGCACTTAAGGATCTTACCAACTTGGAAAGGTTAGAGTTGGGGGGTCCACAAATCAAGGATGCGGCACTCTTCTCTCTGTCAAGCTTCCATAGCTTGAAGCATTTATCGCTGCAAAGTGGCATCCTAACAGATGAATCATTACTCCATTTCTCTGCAATGCAGAATTTGGAACATCTTGGTGTTCGTGATGCTGTGCTAACTAGTGCTGGGCTTGATTCTTTTAGTCCTCCCCCGGCGCTAAGAGTGCTGGATCTCAGGGGTTGCTGGCTTTTAACTGAGGATGCAATCTTTCTATTTGCTCGAAAGCACTCAAAACTTGAGGTGAGGCATGAACATGTTAGCATGTCTTTATCTGACACAGGTGGAAGTAGCTGCCTATATCCATCAGAGGCAAGTTCAAAAACCTCTCAATCGAAACAGCGGCAGAAAATATCCTTGTTACCGTCCAGATTTGACAATAGTGCTTTGAAGAGTTATCCATCCAAACAGCGGCAGAAAATGATACATGATAGGAGTCGTCTTTTAG AAACAGATCAAAGGTTGAAGTACACGAGAGAGGAGTTACTGGCGTTGCAGTTTTCATCAACTCTGTTTTAG
- the LOC113779298 gene encoding long chain acyl-CoA synthetase 4: MSGKNYIIEVEPAKPAKDGKPSIGPVYRSVFAKDGFPPPIEGLDSCWDIFRLSVEKYPNNRMLGRREIVDGKPGKYVWQTYKEVYDLVVKVGNSIRSCGIEEGGRCGIYGANCAEWIMSMEACNAHGLHCVPLYDTLGAGAVEFIICHAEVTIAFVEEKKIPELLKTFPNATKYLKTIVSFGKVTPQQKDEIEKFGVVVYAWDEFLLLGENKNYDLPVKHKSDICTIMYTSGTTGDPKGVMISNNSIVTLIAGVKRLLVSVNESLTVNDVYLSYLPLAHIFDRVIEECFINHGASIGFWRGDVKLLVEDIGELKPTIFCAVPRVLDRIHSGLQQKISAGGFIKQTMFNFAYAYKLRNLRKGLKHDEAAPICDKIVFSKVKQGLGGKVRLILSGAAPLASHVEEYLRVVSCAHVLQGYGLTETCAGTFVSIPHEMSMLGTVGPPVPNVDVCLESVPEMGYDALSRSPRGEVCVRGDTLFSGYYKREDLTKEVFEDGWFHTGDVGEWQPNGSLKIIDRKKNIFKLSQGEYVAVENLENIYGLVSAIDSIWVYGNSFESYLVAVVNPKKQAVEEWAQENELTGDFNSLCENPKLKEYILGELNKIGKEKKLKGFEFIKAVHVDPEPFDMERDLLTPTFKKKRPQLLKYYQNVIDNMYKSAK, from the exons ATGTCAGGGAAGAATTACATAATAGAGGTGGAGCCGGCGAAGCCAGCGAAGGATGGAAAACCGTCGATCGGACCGGTATACCGTAGTGTGTTTGCTAAGGACGGTTTTCCGCCGCCGATTGAAGGATTGGACAGTTGTTGGGATATTTTCCG CCTGTCAGTGGAAAAATATCCTAATAATCGCATGCTTGGTCGCCGAGAGATAGTGGATGGAAAG CCAGGTAAGTATGTGTGGCAGACTTATAAAGAAGTATATGACTTGGTGGTGAAGGTGGGAAATTCCATCCGCAGTTGTGGTATTGAGGAA GGAGGAAGATGTGGTATTTATGGAGCCAATTGCGCAGAATGGATCATGAGCATGGAG GCCTGTAATGCTCATGGTCTACATTGCGTTCCTTTGTACGACACCTTAG GTGCTGGGGCTGTGGAGTTTATCATATGTCATGCTGAGGTTACCATTGCCtttgttgaagaaaaaaaaattcctgaG TTACTCAAAACCTTTCCAAATGCAACAAAATACTTAAAAA CAATTGTGAGTTTTGGGAAAGTTACCCCTCAACAGAAGGACGAAATCGAGAAATTTGGTGTGGTTGTGTATGCTTGGGATGAATTTTTGTTATTG GGTGAAAATAAGAACTATGATCTTCCAGTGAAACACAAAAGCGACATCTGTACAATAATGTATACTAGTGGAACAACTGGAGATCCTAAGGGTGTCATGATTTCAAATAATAGTATTGTCACTCTCATTGCTGGAGTGAAGCGTTTGCTAGTTAGCGTGAATGAATCG TTGACTGTAAATGATGTCTATCTGTCTTATCTTCCTTTGGCACATATCTTTGACCGCGTGATTGAAGAATGTTTTATTAATCATGGGGCCTCAATAGGATTTTGGCGTGGG GATGTCAAATTGTTAGTTGAAGACATTGGGGAGCTAAAGCCAACCATCTTTTGTGCAGTTCCTCGGGTTCTAGATAGAATTCACTCAG GCTTGCAACAGAAGATATCGGCAGGAGGTTTCATAAAACAAACGATGTTTAATTTTGCATATGCCTA CAAGTTGCGTAATTTGAGGAAGGGGCTTAAGCATGATGAGGCTGCTCCTATCTGTGACAAAATCGTTTTCAGCAAG GTTAAACAAGGTTTAGGTGGGAAAGTACGGCTTATTTTATCTGGAGCAGCTCCCCTTGCTTCACATGTTGAAGAATATCTAAGAGTGGTATCTTGTGCTCATGTACTTCAAGGATATG GTTTGACTGAAACATGTGCTGGTACATTTGTCTCTATACCACATGAGATGAGTATGCTGGGTACAGTGGGTCCTCCTGTTCCAAACGTGGATGTCTGCCTGGAATCTGTTCCTGAAATGGGATATGATGCCCTCTCAAGGAGTCCACGTGGAGAAGTATGTGTAAGGGGGGATACCTTGTTTTCAGGTTACTACAAACGTGAAGATCTTACAAAAGAAGTCTTTGAAGATGGATGGTTCCATACAG GGGATGTTGGTGAGTGGCAGCCAAATGGGAGCCTGAAGATTATTGACCGtaaaaagaatattttcaaGCTCTCGCAGGGCGAGTATGTAGCTGTGGAGAATTTGGAGAATATTTATGGTCTTGTTAGCGCTATTGACTCG ATCTGGGTCTATGGAAACAGCTTTGAATCTTATCTTGTTGCTGTTGTTAACCCAAAGAAGCAAGCAGTTGAAGAGTGGGCTCAAGAAAACGAATTAACTGGAGATTTCAATTCTTTGtgtgaaaaccctaaattgAAGGAATACATTCTTGGAGAGCTCAACAagattggaaaagaaaagaag CTAAAAGGCTTTGAATTTATTAAAGCTGTGCACGTCGATCCTGAACCATTTGATATGGAACGTGACCTCCTCACACCaacatttaagaaaaaaagACCCCAATTGCTCAAATACTACCAG AATGTAATTGACAATATGTACAAGAGTGCCAAGTGA